The Oncorhynchus tshawytscha isolate Ot180627B linkage group LG05, Otsh_v2.0, whole genome shotgun sequence genome includes a window with the following:
- the LOC112249967 gene encoding NACHT, LRR and PYD domains-containing protein 3 isoform X1, with protein MDSKERFFFKEAGPTKRPDLSIPTQGTSFQSTNTAQDGSNVISPTISGSQIRDINYYISVGSKGGDDEDTFPNSEDIHVEDRHQKLKDYLKINSKISTIQEGLAQHGNSKLLNDIYTAVYITEGESGEVNNEHEVRPFEKTALQETPILSNDIFRSIVGKEKPIRTVLTKGIAGIGKSVSLQKFVLDWVEGKANQDIKFIFPLLFRDLNLMRENKSLMDILHPFLQTKEAGILNNNEHKVLFIFDGLDECRLPLDFQNNKILTDITESTSLHVLLTNLIKGNLLPSARIWITSQSAAANRIPPEFVDRVTEVRGFNDPQKEEFFRRRFSDQKLANRIIKHIKSIRSLYIMCHIPLFCWILATVLERMNKMESGEIPKTLTQMYTHFLNIQRMLRKRKYPGENERDPLWYKASIMSLGKLAYQQLEKDHRTFFEEDLTECGIDVREGSIFSRVCSEMFNTEFGLYESKTYQFVHLSIQEFLAAVYVFISFKTSNENPMLEEQHCAKGKDIYLSAVDKAVQSENGHLDLFLRFLLGLSLKSNQDILQGLLIEKTGSSQTNEKTAMYIKMKIKENPSPECCINLFHCLNELNDHSLQEEIQSYIRSGSSLFARLSSAQWSALVFVLLTSTDELEVFDLKKYIRSDECLLRLLPVVKASRTALLNGCKLTWRCCEALASALSSKFSSLRHLDLGNNDLQDSGVKTLCAGLGNPLNKLDTLKLSQCNITEEGCASLALALRLNPSHPRELDLSGNNLGDTGVKMLSTVLKDPQCKLQKLRMSGCGVSEEGCSSLASALTSNPSHLRELDLSRNGPGGSGVEKLSAVLVDTHCKLETLRLSNCSITEEGCASLASAVTSNPFHLRELDLSGNNLGDSELERLTVVLKNPQCKLEKLLLKKCTFTVEGCAALAMALALRPRPSPLRELDLSENQPGNLGVKLLSSVLEDKRCTLETLRFNDCNLTEKCCEALASALSSSTSSLRELDLGKNKLHDVGVKLFSVGLGNTYCNLATLRLSDCGVTANGIFFLSSALKTNPSFLRELDMSRNSLGDSGVNLLSAALENLHCNLETLHLKDCNLTARCCGALASALSSKGCSLRELDLSGNELKNSGVELLCVGLGSPHCKVKTLRMSRCRVTDGGCSSLASALLSNPSHLREINLDNNNPGYSGLRLLSAVMEDPTFKLETLSAWPYPVGREK; from the exons ATGGATTCCAAAG aacgttttttttttaaggagGCTGGCCCTACGAAGAGGCCAGATCTCTCCATACCTACACAAGGAACTTCTTTCCAGTCCACCAACACCGCTCAGGATGGCAGCAATGTCATCTCACCCACAATCTCTGGCAGCCAAATAAGAGACATTAATTATTACATCAGTGTGGGCTCGAAGGGTGGTG ATGATGAAGATACTTTTCCTAATTCTGAAG ATATACATGTTGAAGACCGCCATCAAAAACTAAAAGACTATCTGAAGATTAACAGTAAGATCAGTACTATTCAGGAGGGTTTAGCTCAGCATGGAAACTCCAAACTGCTTAATGACATCTACACAGCGGTTTATATAACAGAGGGGGAAAGTGGAGAGGTCAATAATGAGCATGAGGTAAGACCATTTGAAAAAACAGCTTTACAAGAAACTCCAATCCTATCCAATGACATCTTCAGATCCATAGTTGGGAAAGAAAAACCGatcagaactgtgctgacaaaAGGAATCGCTGGCATTGGAAAGTCGGTCTCTTTGCAAAAGTTTGTTTTGGACTGGGTTGAAGGAAAAGCAAATCAGGATATAAAATTCATCTTTCCACTTCTTTTTCGGGATCTAAATTTGATGAGGGAGAATAAAAGTTTGATGGACATTCTTCATCCTTTTCTTCAGACAAAAGAAGCAGGAATCCTCAACAACAATGAACACAAAGTGTTATTTATCTTCGATGGTCTAGATGAGTGTCGACTTCCTCTAGACTTCCAGAACAACAAGATCTTGACTGACATCACAGAGTCAACTTCATTGCATGTGCTGCTGACTAACCTCATCAAGGGGAATCTGCTCCCATCTGCTCGCATCTGGATAACCTCCCAATCAGCCGCAGCCAATCGCATCCCCCCTGAGTTTgttgacagagtgacagaggtaCGAGGGTTCAATGACCCACAGAAGGAAGAGTTTTTCAGAAGGAGATTCAGTGATCAGAAACTGGCCAACAGAATCATCAAACACATTAAGTCAATACGGAGCCTCTACATCATGTGTCACATACCTTTGTTCTGCTGGATTTTAGCCACTGTCCTGGAGAGAATGAACAAAATGGAAAGTGGAGAGATCCCCAAAACCCTGACCCAAATGTACACGCACTTCCTGAACATCCAGAGAATGCTAAGGAAACGAAAGTACCCTGGAGAAAATGAGCGAGATCCACTCTGGTATAAAGCTAGCATCATGTCACTGGGAAAACTGGCCTATCAGCAACTGGAAAAAGACCATCGGACCTTCTTTGAAGAGGATCTGACAGAGTGTGGCATTGATGTCAGAGAGGGGTCCATTTTTTCAAGGGTTTGTTCAGAGATGTTCAATACAGAGTTTGGACTGTACGAGAGCAAGACGTACCAATTTGTGCATCTGAGCATCCAGGAGTTTCTTGCTGCTGTGTATGTTTTCATCTCATTCAAAACCAGCAATGAAAATCCAATGCTAGAAGAACAACACTGCGCCAAAGGCAAAGACATCTACTTAAGTGCAGTAGATAAGGCCGTTCAAAGTGAGAATGGGCACCTAGACCttttcctccgcttccttctcGGCCTCTCGCTGAAGAGCAATCAAGATATCTTACAAGGTTTACTGATAGAAAAAACAGGCAGCTCACAGACCAATGAGAAAACAGCCATGTATATTAAGATGAAGATCAAGGAAAACCCCTCTCCAGAGTGTTGCATcaatctgttccactgtctgaatgaGCTGAATGACCATTCCTTACAGGAGGAAATCCAAAGCTACATAAGGTCTGGAAGTTCCTTGTTTGCCAGACTCTCATCTGCACAGTGGTCCGCTCTGGTCTTTGTGTTGCTGACTTCCACGGACGAGCTGGAAGTGTTTGACCTGAAGAAATACATCAGATCGGATGAGTGTCTTCTGAGGCTGCTGCCAGTGGTCAAAGCTTCTAGAACCGCTCT ACTCAATGGATGTAAACTTACCTGGAGATGCTGTGAAGCACTGGCCTCAGCTCTCAGCTCGAAGTTCTCTAGTCTGAGACATCTGGACCTAGGAAACAATGACCTGCAGGACTCAGGAGTGAAAACACTCTgtgctggactggggaatccaCTCAATAAACTAGATACACTGAA ACTGTCTCAGTGTAAtatcacagaggaaggctgtgcttctctggcttTAGCACTGAGGTTAAACCCATCACACCCAAGAGAACTGGACCTGAGTGGAAATAACCTAGGTGACACCGGTGTAAAAATGCTCTCTACTGTACTCAAAGATCCACAATGTAAACTGCAGAAACTGAG GATGTCAGGCTGTGGAGTCTCAGAAGAAGGCTGTTCATCTCTGGCTTCAGCCCTGACGTcgaacccctcacacctgagagagctggatctaAGCAGGAATGGCCCTGGAGGCTCAGGAGTGGAGAAGCTCTCTGCAGTACTGGTGGATACACACTGTAAACTTGAGACGCTGAG GCTGTCAAACTGTAGTATCACAGaagaaggctgtgcttctctggcttCAGCTGTGACGTCAAACCCCTttcacctgagagagctggacctgagcggGAATAACTTAGGAGACTCAGAATTAGAACGGCTGACAGTTGTTTTGAAGAATCCACAGTGCAAACTTGAGAAACTGTT GCTTAAAAAATGCACATTCACAGTGGAAGGCTGTGCTGCTCTGGCTATGGCTTTAGCCCTGAGGCCAAGACCATCAcccctgagagagctggacctaaGTGAGAACCAACCTGGTAACTTAGGAGTAAAACTCCTCTCTTCTGTACTGGAGGATAAACGCTGTACACTGGAAACACTGAG GTTTAATGATTGCAACCTCACTGAGAAATGCTGTGAAGCGCTGGCTTCAGCTCTCAGCTCCAGCACTTCAAGTTTGAGAGAGCTAGACCTGGGGAAAAACAAACTCCACGATGTGGGGGTGAAGCTgttctctgttggactggggaaTACCTACTGTAATCTGGCAACACTGAG GTTGTCAGATTGTGGTGTCACAGCGAATGGGATTTTCTTCTTGTCTTCAGCACTCAAGACAAATCCCTCATtcctgagagagctggacatGAGTCGGAATAGTCTAGGAGATTCAGGAGTAAACCTGCTCTCTGCTGCACTGGAGAATCTACATTGTAATCTGGAGACATTGCA CTTGAAGGACTGCAATCTCACTGCGAGATGTTGTGGTGCCCTGGCCTCAGCTCTCAGCTCAAAAGGCTGTAgtctgagagagctggatctgagtgGCAACGAGCTGAAGAATTCAGGAGTGGAACTGCTCTGTGTTGGATTGGGGAGTCCTCACTGTAAAGTGAAGACACTCCG AATGTCACGCTGTAGAGTCACAGATGGGGGATGTTCTTCTCTGGCTTCAGCTCTGTTGTCCAACCCGTCACACCTGAGAGAAATTAATCTAGACAACAATAACCCTGGGTACTCTGGATTGAGACTGCTCTCTGCTGTAATGGAGGACCCAACCTTTAAACTGGAGACACTGAG TGCATGGCCTTAtcctgtggggagagagaaatga
- the LOC112249967 gene encoding NACHT, LRR and PYD domains-containing protein 3 isoform X2: MRENKSLMDILHPFLQTKEAGILNNNEHKVLFIFDGLDECRLPLDFQNNKILTDITESTSLHVLLTNLIKGNLLPSARIWITSQSAAANRIPPEFVDRVTEVRGFNDPQKEEFFRRRFSDQKLANRIIKHIKSIRSLYIMCHIPLFCWILATVLERMNKMESGEIPKTLTQMYTHFLNIQRMLRKRKYPGENERDPLWYKASIMSLGKLAYQQLEKDHRTFFEEDLTECGIDVREGSIFSRVCSEMFNTEFGLYESKTYQFVHLSIQEFLAAVYVFISFKTSNENPMLEEQHCAKGKDIYLSAVDKAVQSENGHLDLFLRFLLGLSLKSNQDILQGLLIEKTGSSQTNEKTAMYIKMKIKENPSPECCINLFHCLNELNDHSLQEEIQSYIRSGSSLFARLSSAQWSALVFVLLTSTDELEVFDLKKYIRSDECLLRLLPVVKASRTALLNGCKLTWRCCEALASALSSKFSSLRHLDLGNNDLQDSGVKTLCAGLGNPLNKLDTLKLSQCNITEEGCASLALALRLNPSHPRELDLSGNNLGDTGVKMLSTVLKDPQCKLQKLRMSGCGVSEEGCSSLASALTSNPSHLRELDLSRNGPGGSGVEKLSAVLVDTHCKLETLRLSNCSITEEGCASLASAVTSNPFHLRELDLSGNNLGDSELERLTVVLKNPQCKLEKLLLKKCTFTVEGCAALAMALALRPRPSPLRELDLSENQPGNLGVKLLSSVLEDKRCTLETLRFNDCNLTEKCCEALASALSSSTSSLRELDLGKNKLHDVGVKLFSVGLGNTYCNLATLRLSDCGVTANGIFFLSSALKTNPSFLRELDMSRNSLGDSGVNLLSAALENLHCNLETLHLKDCNLTARCCGALASALSSKGCSLRELDLSGNELKNSGVELLCVGLGSPHCKVKTLRMSRCRVTDGGCSSLASALLSNPSHLREINLDNNNPGYSGLRLLSAVMEDPTFKLETLSAWPYPVGREK; this comes from the exons ATGAGGGAGAATAAAAGTTTGATGGACATTCTTCATCCTTTTCTTCAGACAAAAGAAGCAGGAATCCTCAACAACAATGAACACAAAGTGTTATTTATCTTCGATGGTCTAGATGAGTGTCGACTTCCTCTAGACTTCCAGAACAACAAGATCTTGACTGACATCACAGAGTCAACTTCATTGCATGTGCTGCTGACTAACCTCATCAAGGGGAATCTGCTCCCATCTGCTCGCATCTGGATAACCTCCCAATCAGCCGCAGCCAATCGCATCCCCCCTGAGTTTgttgacagagtgacagaggtaCGAGGGTTCAATGACCCACAGAAGGAAGAGTTTTTCAGAAGGAGATTCAGTGATCAGAAACTGGCCAACAGAATCATCAAACACATTAAGTCAATACGGAGCCTCTACATCATGTGTCACATACCTTTGTTCTGCTGGATTTTAGCCACTGTCCTGGAGAGAATGAACAAAATGGAAAGTGGAGAGATCCCCAAAACCCTGACCCAAATGTACACGCACTTCCTGAACATCCAGAGAATGCTAAGGAAACGAAAGTACCCTGGAGAAAATGAGCGAGATCCACTCTGGTATAAAGCTAGCATCATGTCACTGGGAAAACTGGCCTATCAGCAACTGGAAAAAGACCATCGGACCTTCTTTGAAGAGGATCTGACAGAGTGTGGCATTGATGTCAGAGAGGGGTCCATTTTTTCAAGGGTTTGTTCAGAGATGTTCAATACAGAGTTTGGACTGTACGAGAGCAAGACGTACCAATTTGTGCATCTGAGCATCCAGGAGTTTCTTGCTGCTGTGTATGTTTTCATCTCATTCAAAACCAGCAATGAAAATCCAATGCTAGAAGAACAACACTGCGCCAAAGGCAAAGACATCTACTTAAGTGCAGTAGATAAGGCCGTTCAAAGTGAGAATGGGCACCTAGACCttttcctccgcttccttctcGGCCTCTCGCTGAAGAGCAATCAAGATATCTTACAAGGTTTACTGATAGAAAAAACAGGCAGCTCACAGACCAATGAGAAAACAGCCATGTATATTAAGATGAAGATCAAGGAAAACCCCTCTCCAGAGTGTTGCATcaatctgttccactgtctgaatgaGCTGAATGACCATTCCTTACAGGAGGAAATCCAAAGCTACATAAGGTCTGGAAGTTCCTTGTTTGCCAGACTCTCATCTGCACAGTGGTCCGCTCTGGTCTTTGTGTTGCTGACTTCCACGGACGAGCTGGAAGTGTTTGACCTGAAGAAATACATCAGATCGGATGAGTGTCTTCTGAGGCTGCTGCCAGTGGTCAAAGCTTCTAGAACCGCTCT ACTCAATGGATGTAAACTTACCTGGAGATGCTGTGAAGCACTGGCCTCAGCTCTCAGCTCGAAGTTCTCTAGTCTGAGACATCTGGACCTAGGAAACAATGACCTGCAGGACTCAGGAGTGAAAACACTCTgtgctggactggggaatccaCTCAATAAACTAGATACACTGAA ACTGTCTCAGTGTAAtatcacagaggaaggctgtgcttctctggcttTAGCACTGAGGTTAAACCCATCACACCCAAGAGAACTGGACCTGAGTGGAAATAACCTAGGTGACACCGGTGTAAAAATGCTCTCTACTGTACTCAAAGATCCACAATGTAAACTGCAGAAACTGAG GATGTCAGGCTGTGGAGTCTCAGAAGAAGGCTGTTCATCTCTGGCTTCAGCCCTGACGTcgaacccctcacacctgagagagctggatctaAGCAGGAATGGCCCTGGAGGCTCAGGAGTGGAGAAGCTCTCTGCAGTACTGGTGGATACACACTGTAAACTTGAGACGCTGAG GCTGTCAAACTGTAGTATCACAGaagaaggctgtgcttctctggcttCAGCTGTGACGTCAAACCCCTttcacctgagagagctggacctgagcggGAATAACTTAGGAGACTCAGAATTAGAACGGCTGACAGTTGTTTTGAAGAATCCACAGTGCAAACTTGAGAAACTGTT GCTTAAAAAATGCACATTCACAGTGGAAGGCTGTGCTGCTCTGGCTATGGCTTTAGCCCTGAGGCCAAGACCATCAcccctgagagagctggacctaaGTGAGAACCAACCTGGTAACTTAGGAGTAAAACTCCTCTCTTCTGTACTGGAGGATAAACGCTGTACACTGGAAACACTGAG GTTTAATGATTGCAACCTCACTGAGAAATGCTGTGAAGCGCTGGCTTCAGCTCTCAGCTCCAGCACTTCAAGTTTGAGAGAGCTAGACCTGGGGAAAAACAAACTCCACGATGTGGGGGTGAAGCTgttctctgttggactggggaaTACCTACTGTAATCTGGCAACACTGAG GTTGTCAGATTGTGGTGTCACAGCGAATGGGATTTTCTTCTTGTCTTCAGCACTCAAGACAAATCCCTCATtcctgagagagctggacatGAGTCGGAATAGTCTAGGAGATTCAGGAGTAAACCTGCTCTCTGCTGCACTGGAGAATCTACATTGTAATCTGGAGACATTGCA CTTGAAGGACTGCAATCTCACTGCGAGATGTTGTGGTGCCCTGGCCTCAGCTCTCAGCTCAAAAGGCTGTAgtctgagagagctggatctgagtgGCAACGAGCTGAAGAATTCAGGAGTGGAACTGCTCTGTGTTGGATTGGGGAGTCCTCACTGTAAAGTGAAGACACTCCG AATGTCACGCTGTAGAGTCACAGATGGGGGATGTTCTTCTCTGGCTTCAGCTCTGTTGTCCAACCCGTCACACCTGAGAGAAATTAATCTAGACAACAATAACCCTGGGTACTCTGGATTGAGACTGCTCTCTGCTGTAATGGAGGACCCAACCTTTAAACTGGAGACACTGAG TGCATGGCCTTAtcctgtggggagagagaaatga